One Nostoc sp. CENA543 genomic window, TACACCTATTTGATGTGAATGTTCCCGATGGGAATACTTACCGTGAGTCTAGTACGGTAGTAGCAGGTGAACAACTTCCGCCTGTGCATTACTCTGAAACTTTGGGTAATATCGGTGTGTCCATCTGCTATGATGTGCGTTTTCCTGAACTTTACCGCCATCTTTCTACTAAAGGCACAGATATAATCTTTGTTCCTGCTGCGTTCACAGCTTTTACAGGTAAAGACCACTGGCAGGTATTATTACAAGCAAGAGCAATTGAAAATACTGCTTATGTCATTGCTCCAGCCCAAACAGGTAATAATTATGATCGCCGTCTCACTCATGGACATGCGGTAATTATCGACCCTTGGGGGACGATTTTAGATGATGCTGGTGATAAACCAGGAGTAGCGATCGCCGAAATTAATCCCTCACGCCTAGAACAA contains:
- a CDS encoding carbon-nitrogen hydrolase family protein, whose amino-acid sequence is MKSYLAAAIQMTSVSDLQKNLVQAEELIDLAVRRGAELVGLPENFSFMGEEKDKLAQAEAIAQASEVFIKKMAQRFQVTILGGSFPVPVGDTGKVYNTTILVNPNGEELTRYNKVHLFDVNVPDGNTYRESSTVVAGEQLPPVHYSETLGNIGVSICYDVRFPELYRHLSTKGTDIIFVPAAFTAFTGKDHWQVLLQARAIENTAYVIAPAQTGNNYDRRLTHGHAVIIDPWGTILDDAGDKPGVAIAEINPSRLEQVRRQMPSLQHRVFQ